A single genomic interval of Portunus trituberculatus isolate SZX2019 chromosome 41, ASM1759143v1, whole genome shotgun sequence harbors:
- the LOC123516911 gene encoding LOW QUALITY PROTEIN: protein TSSC4-like (The sequence of the model RefSeq protein was modified relative to this genomic sequence to represent the inferred CDS: inserted 1 base in 1 codon), translated as MSSFKLQSGDTEFNTRVDALFSXLQTAAKDLEPQLKRKHEEAEQEEEEIEDDREKQPFRRPQGRPPLWRGRGGRGRGRGPRNSTPDYIKNPQKWTQYNMRDTRVLSDSENKREGLKLLADLEARTDKDNAAADQDMDFEEDPCPKIIFKKPSVSSFIEPKYSKSAEDKAEEEVMEKLDTEFGASKKFVMPEYVVGKKKPKSKGKLTDEDKVIEEREKKEVKLSYLMFEEED; from the exons ATGTCATCATTCAAACTGCAGTCTGGTGATACGGAATTCAACACTCGGGTGGAtgcactcttct tcctccagacagCAGCTAAGGATCTTGAGCCACAGCTAAAACGGAAGCATGAAGAGgctgaacaggaggaggaagagatagaggatgACAGAGAGAAGCAGCCCTTCAGACGACCACAGGGACGCCCTCCACTGTGGCGAGGGCGAGGTGgcagaggtagaggaagaggaccaAGGAATAGTACACCAGACTACATAAAGAATCCGCAGAAGTGGACTCAATACAACATGCGTGACACTCGTGTGCTGAGTGACTCGGAGAACAAACGTGAAGGGCTGAAACTGCTAGCTGATCTGGAAGCACGAACTGACAAGGACAATGCTGCAGCAGACCAAGACATGGACTTTGAGGAAGATCCATGTCCTAAGATCATCTTCAAAAAACCCTCTGTCTCTTCATTTATTGAGCCTAAGTATTCAAAGTCGGCAGAAGATAAGGCAGAAGAGGAGGTTATGGAAAAGCTCGACACAGAATTCGGAGCTTCAAAGAAATTTGTAATGCCAGAGTATGTGGTTGGCAAGAAAAAGCCTAAATCAAAGGGAAAGCTAACTGATGAAGATAAAGTTattgaagaaagggagaaaaaagaagtaaaactgAGTTACTTGATGtttgaagaggaagattaa